In the genome of Brachyspira pilosicoli, one region contains:
- a CDS encoding ethanolamine utilization protein EutH, translating into MSINEIIVYIMVVFMVLGAIDRVLGNKFGLGAQFEEGFNALGSLALAMVGVISLAPVLAALLRPIIVPIYTALGADPAMFATTILANDMGGAPLALELAQDANAGQFAAFIVGAMMGPTIVFSIPVALGIIDKSDHKYLALGVMAGIITIPIGAFFGGIVAGYSLIFIIKNLIPIVIFAILLVLGLIFIRDILIKAFNIFSKILVAVITIALAIAIVESLVGVQIIKFTMDGKEVTMAPISDGIATIGAIAIVLAGAFPLVYVFTKVAKKPLEAIGKKLGMNDIGAAGLVATLANNIPMFQIMKDMNNKGKIINVAFAVSAAFTFGDHLGFTAGYAEGMYRNMIFPMIVAKLVGGITAIIVAILISNIALTKDEKES; encoded by the coding sequence ATGAGTATTAATGAAATCATAGTTTATATTATGGTTGTATTTATGGTATTGGGTGCTATAGACAGAGTACTTGGTAACAAATTTGGTTTGGGAGCTCAGTTTGAAGAGGGGTTTAATGCATTAGGATCTTTAGCATTAGCTATGGTTGGTGTTATATCTTTAGCACCTGTATTAGCTGCTTTGCTTCGTCCTATAATAGTTCCTATTTATACTGCTTTAGGTGCAGACCCTGCAATGTTTGCTACAACTATTCTTGCTAATGATATGGGCGGAGCGCCTCTTGCTTTGGAATTAGCTCAAGATGCTAATGCAGGACAGTTTGCAGCATTTATAGTTGGTGCTATGATGGGACCTACTATCGTATTTTCTATACCAGTAGCTTTAGGTATAATAGACAAATCAGATCATAAATATTTAGCTTTAGGTGTTATGGCAGGTATTATTACTATACCAATAGGTGCTTTTTTTGGCGGTATAGTTGCTGGATATAGTTTAATTTTCATTATTAAGAATCTTATACCTATAGTTATATTTGCTATATTGTTAGTATTAGGATTAATCTTCATAAGAGATATTTTAATAAAAGCATTTAATATTTTCTCTAAAATTTTGGTTGCTGTTATTACAATAGCTTTGGCTATAGCTATTGTTGAGTCTTTAGTTGGCGTTCAAATAATTAAATTTACTATGGATGGAAAAGAAGTTACTATGGCTCCTATATCTGATGGTATTGCTACTATAGGTGCTATAGCTATAGTATTAGCTGGTGCTTTTCCTTTGGTATATGTGTTTACAAAAGTTGCTAAGAAACCATTAGAAGCTATAGGTAAAAAATTAGGAATGAATGATATAGGTGCAGCTGGACTTGTTGCTACTTTAGCTAATAATATTCCTATGTTCCAAATTATGAAAGACATGAATAATAAAGGTAAAATAATCAACGTAGCTTTTGCTGTTAGTGCTGCTTTTACTTTTGGAGACCACTTAGGATTTACTGCTGGATACGCTGAAGGAATGTACCGTAATATGATTTTCCCTATGATAGTTGCTAAACTTGTTGGAGGTATTACTGCAATTATAGTTGCTATATTAATAAGTAATATTGCTTTGACAAAAGATGAAAAAGAATCTTAA
- a CDS encoding BMC domain-containing protein, which yields MENLNLSVGIIETTGYVATINALDTLLKTADVEVIDKELIGAGIVVIIIAGDISNVKEAINSAKCSIEKLKHKYRYTIIANPHNDIWNIIP from the coding sequence ATGGAAAACTTAAATTTATCTGTAGGAATAATTGAAACTACAGGATATGTTGCTACAATTAATGCTTTAGATACTCTTTTGAAAACAGCTGATGTAGAAGTAATAGATAAAGAATTAATAGGAGCAGGTATTGTTGTTATTATAATAGCAGGAGATATTTCTAATGTTAAAGAAGCTATAAATAGTGCTAAGTGTTCTATAGAGAAATTAAAACATAAATATAGATACACTATAATTGCTAATCCGCATAATGATATATGGAATATTATACCTTAA
- a CDS encoding BMC domain-containing protein: MKSIGMLELNSIAKGILVTDYIGKTANVNILRAHSICPGKYIVIFSGEVGAVEESKNVGIEMGGPSVINSFVIANIHDSVIQAINGTVGDFPRAAIGVIEYFSIASAVEGADDAVKASDISLVNVRLGFAIGGKSYVTFTGEVSAVEEAVRAGIRKAEKNGLVVNFSVIPSPIDDLYNSIL, encoded by the coding sequence ATGAAGTCTATAGGAATGTTAGAATTGAACAGTATAGCTAAAGGTATATTAGTTACAGATTATATAGGAAAGACAGCTAATGTTAATATATTAAGAGCACATTCTATATGTCCTGGAAAATATATTGTGATATTTAGTGGAGAAGTAGGTGCTGTAGAAGAGTCAAAGAATGTGGGAATAGAAATGGGAGGACCTTCTGTAATTAATTCTTTTGTAATAGCTAATATACACGATAGCGTAATACAGGCTATTAACGGAACAGTTGGAGATTTTCCTCGAGCTGCTATAGGAGTTATAGAGTATTTTTCTATAGCTTCAGCAGTAGAAGGTGCTGATGATGCTGTTAAAGCTAGTGATATATCACTTGTGAACGTTAGATTGGGTTTCGCTATAGGAGGAAAGTCTTACGTTACATTTACAGGGGAAGTTAGTGCGGTGGAAGAAGCGGTTAGGGCAGGAATTAGAAAAGCTGAAAAAAATGGACTTGTGGTTAATTTTTCTGTTATACCTTCTCCTATAGATGATTTGTATAATTCTATTTTATAA
- a CDS encoding 4Fe-4S dicluster domain-containing protein, protein MSLKEKIYNAGIVGAGGAGFPSHIKLPEKVEYLIANAAECEPLLKTDQFLMLKYAEKIVKALSIIGKEISAKYIIIGTKKKYIKQIEALNKVIKEENAPIEIRTFDSFYPLGDEQTLVYNITNRVIKAGGIPLEVGCVVFNVATLCNIYDSLNDIPVTSKYISILGEVNNPCIINVPIGANLRDILYKVGVSDSNKYVIVGGPMMGKYYPIEKTKELFVKKTTGALIVIDEDHYLVKKKNINYAKMKALAKCSCIQCSFCSELCPRNLLGHKINPHLVMRSVAFADLDNIENNNENTLDVLKEAHFCCECGICELYSCPMGINPSNMNIYVKSLLRKANIKPDRNFKNSGVNPAINYRRVSTDRLVSLLCLDKYYHVDVDIDNPIEINFPKVSIGLSQHIGMPASPTVNVGDSVTKGQLIATVPMDKVGANIHSSIDGIVETVDSEKIVINGENIK, encoded by the coding sequence ATGAGTTTAAAAGAAAAAATATATAATGCTGGTATTGTTGGAGCTGGTGGAGCAGGTTTCCCATCACATATAAAATTGCCTGAAAAAGTAGAATATTTAATAGCTAATGCGGCTGAGTGTGAGCCTCTATTAAAGACAGATCAGTTTTTAATGTTGAAATATGCAGAAAAGATAGTGAAAGCATTGTCTATAATAGGAAAAGAAATATCTGCTAAATATATAATTATAGGAACAAAGAAAAAATATATAAAGCAAATAGAAGCTTTAAATAAAGTTATTAAAGAAGAAAATGCTCCTATAGAAATAAGAACTTTTGATAGTTTCTATCCTTTAGGCGATGAACAAACTTTGGTATATAATATTACTAATAGAGTAATTAAAGCTGGAGGAATACCTTTAGAAGTTGGTTGTGTAGTATTTAATGTTGCTACATTATGTAATATTTATGATAGTTTGAATGATATTCCTGTTACTTCAAAATATATATCTATTTTAGGTGAAGTTAATAACCCTTGTATTATAAATGTTCCTATAGGGGCAAATTTAAGAGATATTTTATATAAAGTTGGTGTATCAGATAGTAATAAATATGTAATAGTTGGCGGTCCTATGATGGGAAAATATTACCCTATAGAAAAAACGAAAGAACTTTTTGTTAAGAAAACTACTGGTGCATTAATAGTTATTGATGAAGACCATTATTTAGTAAAAAAGAAGAATATAAACTATGCAAAAATGAAAGCTTTAGCAAAGTGTTCTTGTATACAATGTTCTTTTTGTTCTGAATTATGTCCAAGAAATTTATTGGGTCATAAAATAAATCCGCATTTAGTTATGCGTTCTGTTGCTTTTGCTGATTTGGATAATATAGAGAATAATAATGAAAATACTTTAGATGTGTTAAAGGAAGCACATTTCTGTTGTGAATGCGGAATATGTGAACTTTATTCATGCCCTATGGGAATAAACCCATCTAATATGAATATATATGTTAAATCTCTTTTGAGAAAAGCTAATATAAAACCTGATAGGAATTTCAAAAATAGTGGAGTAAATCCTGCTATAAATTATAGAAGAGTTTCAACAGATAGATTGGTAAGTTTATTATGTTTGGATAAATATTATCATGTTGATGTAGATATAGACAATCCAATAGAAATAAATTTTCCTAAAGTATCTATAGGATTAAGTCAACATATAGGAATGCCAGCATCTCCAACTGTAAATGTTGGTGATTCTGTTACTAAAGGACAGCTTATAGCTACAGTACCAATGGATAAGGTTGGTGCAAATATTCATTCAAGCATAGATGGTATTGTAGAAACTGTTGATAGTGAAAAAATAGTTATAAATGGGGAGAATATTAAATGA
- a CDS encoding EutN/CcmL family microcompartment protein produces the protein MVLAKVIGSVWATKKEESLSGNKLLITRVFEPDTQKELGIVIACDYIGAGIGDVVIITSGSGARKAQGDKDMLPIDAVIVGIVDQVDLQ, from the coding sequence ATGGTATTAGCAAAAGTAATAGGAAGTGTATGGGCTACTAAAAAAGAAGAAAGTTTGTCTGGAAATAAACTTTTAATTACTAGAGTTTTTGAGCCGGATACTCAAAAAGAGTTGGGTATTGTTATAGCTTGCGATTATATAGGTGCAGGTATTGGAGACGTAGTTATTATTACTTCTGGCAGCGGAGCGAGAAAAGCACAGGGTGATAAAGATATGCTTCCTATAGATGCAGTTATAGTAGGTATTGTAGATCAGGTAGATTTACAATAA